ataccaaaggatggtgggaaaactcatctatcttaCTCACACTCAAcccgatatagcacatgcagtcggagttgtgagtcaattcatgcatctACCACAGAttcaccatatggaagctgtaatgagaatcatcagatatttgAAGAAAACAGCGGATCATGGAGTTATGTTTAAAAGACATGGACACTTAAagactcaaatatatacatatgcaaGTTGGGCCGGAGAAAAAGGAGATAGAAAATCGACATCCGGATTCTTCACACTTGTTGGAGGTAATCTGGTGGCATGGAGAAGTAAGAAACAAGAAGTTATATCTCTTTCAAGTGCCGAGTCAGAATTTAGGGGAATAGCAAAAGGGGTTATTGAAGCGCTATGGATCAAGAAATTACTGATAGAAATTGGTTTCCCTCCAAATGAAGCAATTCAAATCTTATGCGACAATGAAGCAGCAATTGCCATTTCAGAGAATCCTGTTCAGCACGACCGAACCAAGCATGTGGAAATAGACCGACATTTTATTCGAGAAAAGTTAGATGATGAAATCATTTCTCTCCCATCTATCAGATCAGAAGACCAGCTAGCCGATATTCTCACCAagttaggtgttgtttgttttctcCATTGAAGACCTTATTATATCTTATGTCTGCGGGAGGGCAGACGTTTCAGTTTCAGATCGTATGTTTTTTCGAAGACAAAAGACAAAATAAGACCTTTATATGTCTTCCAAAAAGAAGCTCTAAAATAGTGCTTCTCATCTTTGAAGACATTTTATCCACTCACCCACCTCTCCTTGCCCTCTAAATCTTTAACCCACCACTAACATCAACCATTAATCTTTGTTTACATATGCTCTGAAGGCCTAAAAATTGCAACTTTCATACTCCGTTCAATTTAATAAGTATCGTTCCAATTTAATTAATTTGAAAAAATGCTTTACGGAGttttatttttttcaaaaaaatCCGAGCATGGATTAATAATTATTTATGTGATATATACAAACCAAATCAAGAGGCAACATACATGTTACGATTAATTATGTAATGTATGTTTGCTTTATgtatataatattaagtttataTTTTGCGACAATAATTTTCGTTTGTTCTAAATAAATTCTGCTCACATGGTTACCCAACAACATTACTTTATACTGTATTAGTTTAACCGTCAATATTTTACAATACATCATAAACAAATTGAATTTTGCAGATAAAAAACAAACAGTCTTAAAACTTCAATTTGCAGACCTTAGGACCATATCTTCTTTGGCAGACATGGTTACAGACTTCAGAcataaaacatcttaaaaaacaaacaacaccttagtCAATGGAAGATTATTCAGTGAAGTGCTTAGCACTATTCAACtcgagggggagtgtt
This genomic stretch from Rutidosis leptorrhynchoides isolate AG116_Rl617_1_P2 chromosome 11, CSIRO_AGI_Rlap_v1, whole genome shotgun sequence harbors:
- the LOC139875829 gene encoding secreted RxLR effector protein 161-like, yielding MVGKLIYLTHTQPDIAHAVGVVSQFMHLPQIHHMEAVMRIIRYLKKTADHGVMFKRHGHLKTQIYTYASWAGEKGDRKSTSGFFTLVGGNLVAWRSKKQEVISLSSAESEFRGIAKGVIEALWIKKLLIEIGFPPNEAIQILCDNEAAIAISENPVQHDRTKHVEIDRHFIREKLDDEIISLPSIRSEDQLADILTKLGVVCFLH